A single region of the Vanacampus margaritifer isolate UIUO_Vmar chromosome 13, RoL_Vmar_1.0, whole genome shotgun sequence genome encodes:
- the pigc gene encoding phosphatidylinositol N-acetylglucosaminyltransferase subunit C — protein sequence MGPDDGLNAPVAWRKVLWERQPYPDNYVDRRFLEELRRNEGLRQYRFWAVVREAGLVGQQLSCVAIFITLWLYMEQGLLSPETLLVISLASSLPCYGLYQALASQAEPNLLQPRTRLADLQSGTIFLTFIFGFSPVLKTLTESVSTDTVYAMSAVMLLAHLVSFPYAHPSPPGSLSLNAALFASVCLASRLPGALHTFTMLSCALMVFALWPCLLRRVKDGAPRHFAAVCAGVCAMGVGGLASRWPGGAAILALALASVILLCPWLLVRLQRHKDNIHGPWDEAEIREDLSRFLR from the exons ATGGGGCCGGATGACGGCCTCAATGCGCCCGTGGCCTGGAGGAAGGTGCTGTGGGAGCGCCAGCCGTACCCGGACAACTACGTGGACCGGCGCTTCCTGGAGGAGCTGCGCAGGAACGAGGGCCTCCGCCAGTACCGCTTCTGGGCTGTGGTGCGAGAGGCAGGCCTGGTGGGGCAGCAGCTCTCCTGCGTGGCTATTTTTATCACACTCTGGCTCTACATGGAGCAG GGCCTCCTGTCCCCAGAGACCCTCCTAGTTATCAGCCTGGCGAGCTCCCTGCCATGCTACGGACTATACCAAGCCCTGGCATCTCAGGCGGAACCCAACCTTCTCCAACCTCGGACCCGTTTGGCCGACTTACAGAGCGGCACCATTTTCCTAACCTTCATCTTTGGCTTCTCACCCGTGCTAAAAACTCTCACAGAGTCCGTGAGCACGGACACGGTGTACGCCATGTCGGCCGTCATGCTGCTGGCTCACCTGGTGTCCTTCCCTTATGCCCATCCCTCGCCCCCGGGCAGCCTGTCCCTCAACGCGGCCCTGTTCGCGTCCGTGTGTCTGGCTTCCCGCCTCCCGGGCGCCCTGCATACCTTCACCATGCTCAGCTGCGCCCTTATGGTCTTCGCCCTGTGGCCCTGTCTGCTGAGGCGAGTGAAGGACGGGGCCCCGCGCCACTTCGCCGCCGTGTGCGCCGGAGTGTGCGCGATGGGCGTGGGTGGCCTGGCGTCGCGCTGGCCCGGCGGGGCGGCTATCCTGGCGCTGGCCCTGGCCAGTGTGATTCTGCTCTGCCCCTGGCTGCTGGTCCGGCTGCAGAGGCACAAGGACAACATCCACGGGCCTTGGGACGAGGCGGAGATCCGTGAGGACCTCAGCCGCTTCCTCCGATGA